A single Arcobacter sp. FWKO B DNA region contains:
- the hemA gene encoding glutamyl-tRNA reductase, whose protein sequence is MHYLIVSFTHKNTEIALRERLAFNSELEKESFLKKTVDCMYINEAVVLSTCNRVEVIASVKDTSKARETILNNFCKKSSFYCDELVKIADIYEDENAIFHLFSVASSIDSLVVGETQIVGQLKDAYKFALERGYCSTKLSRAINYSFKCASAVRNETTLGSGSVSVASTAVAKAKQIFKNLSGIKAIVVGAGEMSELCARHLLKNSFKVVLVSRDIKKASILAESIGGDIEVAPYSQLNDILNSVPLLFTATSAPYPIIKKEMIEYCEFERFWFDIAIPRDIEEFDFDGVEVYSVDDLKEIVDENMAQRAKMAKQAYKIVKDMTSGYFKWLNTLGVEPLIKALFEKGNCIVEQKIEDALKKGFIENTQKENINKLCHSIISKYLFDVSKELRNLATVENSDMVFETIQNVFNVKVDQDIEETNYKCNNS, encoded by the coding sequence ATGCATTATTTAATAGTAAGTTTTACACATAAAAATACTGAAATTGCACTAAGAGAAAGACTGGCATTTAATAGTGAGTTAGAAAAAGAGAGTTTTTTAAAAAAGACAGTTGATTGTATGTATATAAATGAGGCTGTTGTTTTATCTACTTGTAATAGAGTTGAAGTGATAGCTTCAGTAAAAGATACTTCAAAAGCAAGGGAAACTATACTAAATAATTTTTGTAAAAAAAGTAGCTTTTATTGTGATGAACTTGTAAAAATAGCTGATATTTATGAGGATGAAAATGCAATATTCCATCTTTTTAGTGTAGCTTCTTCTATAGATAGTTTAGTTGTAGGAGAAACGCAAATTGTAGGGCAATTAAAAGATGCTTATAAATTTGCTTTAGAAAGAGGATATTGTTCTACTAAATTATCTCGTGCTATAAATTACTCTTTTAAATGTGCTAGTGCTGTTCGAAATGAAACTACACTTGGAAGTGGTAGTGTATCAGTAGCATCAACTGCTGTTGCAAAAGCTAAACAAATTTTTAAAAATCTAAGTGGTATAAAAGCTATTGTTGTTGGTGCTGGAGAGATGAGTGAACTTTGTGCAAGACATCTTTTAAAAAATAGTTTTAAAGTAGTTTTAGTAAGTCGTGATATTAAAAAAGCATCTATATTAGCTGAGAGCATAGGTGGAGATATAGAAGTGGCTCCTTATAGTCAATTGAATGATATTTTAAATAGTGTGCCACTTTTATTTACAGCTACAAGTGCACCATATCCTATTATAAAAAAAGAGATGATTGAGTATTGTGAGTTTGAAAGATTTTGGTTTGATATAGCAATACCTAGGGATATAGAAGAGTTTGATTTTGATGGTGTAGAAGTTTATAGTGTTGATGATTTGAAAGAAATAGTTGATGAAAATATGGCTCAAAGAGCTAAAATGGCTAAACAAGCTTATAAAATAGTAAAAGATATGACATCTGGGTATTTTAAATGGTTAAATACACTGGGCGTTGAACCACTTATAAAAGCTTTATTTGAAAAGGGCAATTGTATAGTTGAGCAAAAAATAGAAGATGCTTTAAAAAAAGGATTTATAGAAAATACTCAAAAAGAAAATATTAATAAGCTATGTCATAGTATTATTTCAAAATATCTTTTTGATGTAAGTAAAGAATTAAGAAATCTTGCTACAGTAGAAAATAGTGATATGGTTTTTGAAACTATACAAAATGTTTTTAATGTAAAAGTAGACCAAGATATAGAAGAAACAAATTATAAATGTAATAATAGCTAA
- a CDS encoding polyprenyl synthetase family protein: MEDLLKVKAKIKEFTAECGHSKSLELLELLPTGKMLRSKLILKIAGVNEESIKLCAVVEMIHAASLLHDDVIDDALTRRGKPSINAMYDNKTSIMFGDILYSIAFTKLTFMNPKIAYNISNAVTLLSIGEMIDVDLGKSFNTNYDLYLDMIYKKTGSLIEASAASAAILAGLDESKYAIYGRNLGIAFQMVDDILDITADEATLGKPAMADFKEGKVTIPYLKLYNELDDSGKEKLKSIFKKELNSEESVWLKNSFYSTNTLKSSIELTKQLGFEAIEAIKDENNPSLIDIMQQMCDREF, encoded by the coding sequence ATGGAAGATTTATTAAAAGTAAAAGCAAAAATAAAAGAGTTTACGGCTGAATGTGGTCACTCAAAAAGTTTGGAACTTCTTGAGTTGTTACCTACTGGTAAGATGCTTAGAAGTAAGCTAATACTCAAAATTGCAGGGGTCAATGAAGAGTCAATAAAGCTTTGTGCAGTTGTTGAGATGATTCATGCTGCTTCATTACTTCATGATGATGTAATAGATGATGCACTTACAAGAAGAGGTAAACCATCTATAAATGCAATGTATGACAATAAAACATCTATAATGTTTGGAGATATTTTATATTCTATTGCTTTTACAAAGCTTACTTTTATGAATCCAAAAATTGCTTATAATATCTCAAATGCCGTGACCCTTCTTAGTATCGGTGAGATGATAGATGTGGATTTGGGTAAATCGTTTAATACTAATTATGACTTATACCTTGATATGATTTATAAAAAAACAGGTTCTTTGATAGAAGCAAGTGCAGCAAGTGCTGCTATTTTAGCTGGACTTGATGAGAGCAAATATGCTATTTATGGAAGAAATCTAGGGATTGCTTTTCAGATGGTAGATGATATTCTTGATATTACGGCTGATGAGGCAACACTTGGGAAGCCTGCTATGGCTGATTTTAAAGAAGGAAAAGTAACAATTCCTTATCTGAAATTATACAATGAGTTAGATGATAGTGGAAAAGAAAAGTTAAAATCAATATTTAAAAAAGAGCTAAATAGTGAAGAAAGTGTTTGGTTAAAAAATAGTTTCTATTCTACTAATACACTAAAATCATCTATAGAACTTACGAAACAACTTGGCTTTGAGGCAATAGAAGCTATAAAAGATGAAAATAACCCATCATTAATAGATATAATGCAACAAATGTGTGATAGGGAATTTTAA
- a CDS encoding DUF2018 family protein has protein sequence MNKYEALFEDENDIFGGTPRSKFWDIANQANDELVQDAFDDIFAKFAAMEKILANHYDDETLEKMIRSHVLSGSDELEDHKKSLYIAFTGDIVCRLDS, from the coding sequence ATGAATAAGTATGAAGCACTATTTGAAGATGAAAACGATATATTTGGTGGAACGCCAAGAAGTAAATTTTGGGATATAGCAAATCAAGCAAATGATGAACTAGTCCAAGATGCTTTTGATGATATATTTGCAAAGTTTGCAGCAATGGAAAAAATACTGGCAAATCACTATGATGATGAGACTTTGGAAAAAATGATAAGATCACATGTATTAAGTGGAAGCGATGAGTTGGAAGACCATAAAAAGAGCTTATATATAGCTTTTACGGGTGATATTGTTTGTAGGTTAGATAGCTAA
- the hisD gene encoding histidinol dehydrogenase, which yields MKIIDTKSPNFAQEFETILARAKCDIKNVTAIVSGIIDEIIEEKNSALKRHIAKFDGWNPSSDSDLEISTDDMKKAYDNLDSELKKALHLAYDRIESFHQKQLPKSWIDFESNGTILGQKVTPVDSAGLYIPGGKAAYPSSLLMNAIPAIVAGVERIVVCTPTPNNEPNELLLAACHLCKISKVYKVGGASAIAAMAYGTETLKKVDVITGPGNIFVATAKKLVFGEVNIDMIAGPSEIGILADSSAKPKYLAIDLLSQAEHDEMASSILITTCSEIANQTSIEVDNYLKVLSRTDIATKSINERGAIIVATDMDEALALMNEIAPEHLEVMTKNPFELLPFIKHAGAIFLGENTPEPIGDYLAGPNHTLPTGSTAKFYSPLNVEHFMKKSSIVSFSHKAIQEVGNECALLAHTEGLTAHEESIKVRIQ from the coding sequence ATGAAAATAATAGATACAAAAAGTCCAAATTTTGCTCAGGAATTTGAGACAATCTTAGCAAGAGCTAAGTGTGATATAAAAAATGTTACAGCAATAGTTAGTGGCATAATAGATGAGATAATAGAAGAAAAAAATAGTGCTTTAAAAAGACATATTGCCAAATTTGATGGCTGGAATCCAAGTAGTGATAGTGATTTGGAAATAAGCACAGATGATATGAAAAAGGCTTATGACAATCTTGATAGTGAGCTTAAAAAAGCTCTTCACTTGGCATACGATAGAATAGAGAGTTTCCACCAAAAACAACTTCCAAAAAGTTGGATAGATTTTGAGTCAAACGGAACAATTTTGGGGCAAAAGGTGACTCCAGTAGATAGTGCTGGGCTTTATATTCCTGGAGGAAAAGCTGCATATCCAAGTAGCTTACTTATGAATGCAATCCCTGCAATTGTAGCTGGAGTTGAGCGAATAGTAGTATGTACACCAACACCAAACAACGAACCAAATGAGCTTTTACTTGCTGCTTGTCACCTTTGTAAAATATCAAAAGTATATAAAGTTGGAGGTGCTAGTGCGATAGCTGCTATGGCATATGGTACTGAGACTTTGAAAAAAGTTGATGTTATCACAGGTCCTGGAAATATTTTCGTAGCAACAGCTAAAAAACTAGTATTTGGTGAAGTAAATATAGATATGATAGCAGGTCCTAGTGAAATAGGAATATTAGCTGATAGTAGTGCAAAACCAAAATATTTAGCTATTGATTTGCTCTCACAAGCTGAACATGATGAAATGGCAAGTTCTATACTTATTACAACTTGTTCAGAAATTGCAAATCAAACTTCTATTGAAGTAGATAACTATCTAAAAGTACTAAGCAGAACAGATATAGCAACAAAATCTATAAATGAAAGAGGTGCTATAATAGTAGCAACTGATATGGATGAAGCACTAGCCCTTATGAATGAAATAGCACCAGAACACCTAGAAGTGATGACAAAAAATCCTTTTGAGTTGCTTCCTTTTATCAAACACGCAGGGGCTATTTTCTTAGGTGAAAATACACCTGAGCCAATAGGTGACTACCTAGCTGGTCCAAATCATACACTTCCAACAGGAAGTACGGCTAAATTTTATAGCCCATTAAATGTGGAGCATTTTATGAAAAAAAGCTCTATTGTTAGCTTTAGTCATAAAGCTATACAAGAAGTTGGAAACGAGTGTGCATTACTAGCACACACAGAAGGGCTTACGGCTCATGAAGAGTCAATAAAAGTTAGAATTCAATGA
- a CDS encoding type II toxin-antitoxin system RelE/ParE family toxin, whose product MVIKRTSLFKQQFFDIVFYIAKDKVTASQKFKSDISKLINELPNFPFKYRKSYYYENENIRDLIHKGYSIIYKVDLEENIIVVLEIFKQNLPQLEG is encoded by the coding sequence ATGGTAATCAAAAGAACTAGTTTATTTAAGCAACAGTTTTTTGATATTGTTTTTTATATTGCAAAAGATAAAGTAACTGCTTCACAAAAATTTAAGAGTGATATAAGTAAATTAATCAATGAATTGCCAAATTTTCCTTTTAAATATCGTAAGTCTTATTACTATGAAAATGAAAACATAAGAGATTTGATACATAAAGGTTACAGTATTATTTATAAAGTTGATTTAGAAGAAAACATAATAGTTGTTTTAGAGATATTTAAACAAAATTTACCACAATTAGAAGGATAA
- a CDS encoding shikimate kinase — MKKNNIILIGFMGVGKGTIARAVVKSQGVFAVDTDDLIESMQNQKIKKIFEKEGEPYFRELEQKCANWIEANVDNTLISTGGGFFMRPNIKNLGHIVYLKSSFEGILKRIKKSPNASSKLKKRPLLKDMKKAKELYDKRVPQYEAIADLVVDVEHKSLQEIVDFIIQGVGHDCKNDKI, encoded by the coding sequence ATGAAAAAGAATAATATTATACTAATCGGATTTATGGGTGTCGGTAAAGGCACTATTGCTAGAGCTGTTGTTAAAAGTCAAGGTGTTTTTGCTGTTGATACTGATGATTTGATAGAATCGATGCAAAATCAAAAAATCAAAAAAATCTTTGAAAAAGAGGGTGAGCCTTACTTTAGAGAGTTAGAGCAAAAGTGTGCAAACTGGATAGAAGCAAATGTGGATAATACATTGATTTCAACTGGTGGCGGATTTTTTATGCGTCCAAATATCAAAAACTTAGGTCACATAGTATATTTAAAATCTTCATTTGAAGGTATTTTAAAAAGAATCAAAAAATCCCCAAATGCATCAAGTAAACTCAAAAAAAGACCACTTCTAAAAGATATGAAAAAAGCTAAAGAGCTTTATGATAAACGAGTACCACAGTATGAAGCAATAGCTGATTTGGTGGTGGATGTTGAGCATAAGTCTTTACAAGAGATAGTGGACTTTATAATTCAAGGAGTAGGTCATGACTGCAAGAATGATAAGATTTGA